TCGGTGAGCGCTTCGAGACGCCGCCGCTTGCTTCCCTGGTTGGCCAGGAAGAGGCTCTTGTACTTGCCGGAGAACGCCGCGCCGATACGGTCTTCGAGCAGGCTTGAACTCCTGACAATGATCGGGTTGTCGCCGAAGTCATCCAGCGCGACAGCCAGGCTGCGAGTTATATCCGCGGGGAATGGCACGCTCTTGAACGCCTGGACGATGCACGGATATTCGAGACGTACCTGCTGGATCGGCTTATACTTCTGGTCGACCACGTCGTCAAAATTGCAGTGGTGCACGAAGTGGAAGAGCACGTCGGACGTGATGTACCAGGTCTTGGGAGTTTTGATTCCCTGGAGCGCCGGGTTGTCCTGCTCCTTCTTGCGCATGATCTGTGTGGCCAGGTAAAGTCCGGCCGCTTTGCCGCCCAGGCGGCCGTGGCTTTCGGCGCTGTATATCGAACGTTGCAGAAGGCCGTGGAAGTCACTTATGTCCATCAGCTCGCGGGCGATATCGACATAGCTTCGATCCTCGGATAGAAACCGCCGAATAAGTGAAATGAGAATCCCCCGGGTGCGGGCGATCGGTATAAACGAGGGATCACGCGACATCTCGTAGTAGCGGCGGACCATGTCGGCCACCGACGCCGTATTGACATTGGTGCCGACCAGGCGAATCAGGAAGCTCTGTTTGTCTTCCTGCACCCAGGTCTGGATAAGACGCATAATCTGATCGGGGTCGAGATGTTCCGCCGCGGCGGCAAAGACCCGCGTGCCCAGAAACGTGGTGAAACCGATTCCGTGTCCCTCGTGGGGGGTATTCCATTCGCCTTCGTAGTCTGCGGACTCGAAACTAAGCCGAGCCGGGTGAAACGAGCGAAGGATAGGTTCGGCCTCGGGCACACCGCACCAGCAGAGATAGTTGAGCATCTTGCGAGAGATACTCTGGTACAGTTCGCGATTGGCCCGTTTGATCGTGTCCAGTGCGATTTGCCAATCGCACCGCTCGTGAGAGGGGATATTAGCCAGTGCGGCGCTCCATCCCTCGATGATCTTGCGGTCCAGTCTTTGCGACAGGTAACTGCCCAGGCGGTCGGCGATCGCCTGCAGCAATTGTGATTCCTCCACCAGAAACGGTCCGCCGGGGTCGTTACCTGCGTTTTGGGTGTAGCAGACTCGGATATATCCGACCACCCGCTCCTGCACGACAATGTCGGCGCTAAGGGTCCAGGGTGTTTCCTCGAAGCCGGCAGAGGTGTAATGGGAGGTGCCGATAGAGATGCGCACGCGGCAGAGCAGGGGCGACTGCCAGCCGAGCGGGATAACCTCGATCAGGCGGCGACAGATTGTCTCGATCGGCTGATCGGGCGCGGCCAGAATGTCCTGGACCGCGTAGAAGCATTCGAGCTCCTTGGCCCGTTCCTGCAGGGAGAGCAGGAGTCTGTCAATCGAGGTTTTCCGGTCGTTCATCGCGATTGATTCCCGACTGTGGATTCTCACTCGGCGGACTGCCGCACCACTCTGTCAAGTGCCTGGCATACCTTTCGGTGCGCCAGGCGGCAGGCTGCCCGCCGTACCTCTAAAACGGCGCGAGCGATGGGGCCGCGCTTCACAATACGCCCAGGATCTCCTTCGCCTGCGCCTTATCCAAATCCATGATATATGGAATGCCGCTAATCTGGGCCGCCTCGGGCGTCAGGGCGCCCAGATCATCGCGGGTCATGCTGTCGATATTGAACTTACGGCTGCCGGCCATGAGCTGACGAAGTCCCTGGGCGAGCCGCTCATAATAGGTATAGAGGCCAATAGCACCCGCAGGCAGTCTCTCGAATTCTGCGTCGCCCAGTTCGCGCCGCAGCTCTGCGGCGGTCACGAAGATCTCGTCCATCTTGGAGCCGAACCGTTCGACATAAACCGGCAACTGGCGCTCTTCGATAGCGCGGCCGATGGTCTTGCCGACCATGGCGGCGGCGATCGGGCTGCGTGCCATGCCGATCAACTTCACGAACGGTGCACCGAACGCTAGGCCCTTGAAGATCTGGTCCTCGAAAGTGAAGCCGCCGGCAGAGATGATAGTGGGCACGTACTCGCCCTTATCGGCGAGGGCCTTGCAGTACCGATAGGTGAGCGTGTGAAGTTCGACCGGCGGAATGCCCCACTCGTTCATCATGCGCCACGGGCTCATGCCGGTGCCGCCGCCGGCACCGTCGACCGTGAGCACGTCGATCTTGTACTTCGAGGCATACTTGATTGCCTGCGCCAGCGCCGCCGGACGATACGCGCCGGTCTTGAGCGAGATGTATTTCGCGCCCGCCTTGCGG
The window above is part of the Candidatus Zixiibacteriota bacterium genome. Proteins encoded here:
- a CDS encoding PEP/pyruvate-binding domain-containing protein, coding for MNDRKTSIDRLLLSLQERAKELECFYAVQDILAAPDQPIETICRRLIEVIPLGWQSPLLCRVRISIGTSHYTSAGFEETPWTLSADIVVQERVVGYIRVCYTQNAGNDPGGPFLVEESQLLQAIADRLGSYLSQRLDRKIIEGWSAALANIPSHERCDWQIALDTIKRANRELYQSISRKMLNYLCWCGVPEAEPILRSFHPARLSFESADYEGEWNTPHEGHGIGFTTFLGTRVFAAAAEHLDPDQIMRLIQTWVQEDKQSFLIRLVGTNVNTASVADMVRRYYEMSRDPSFIPIARTRGILISLIRRFLSEDRSYVDIARELMDISDFHGLLQRSIYSAESHGRLGGKAAGLYLATQIMRKKEQDNPALQGIKTPKTWYITSDVLFHFVHHCNFDDVVDQKYKPIQQVRLEYPCIVQAFKSVPFPADITRSLAVALDDFGDNPIIVRSSSLLEDRIGAAFSGKYKSLFLANQGSKRRRLEALTDAIAEVYASTFGPDPVEYRADRGLLDYNEEMGILIQEVVGKRMGRYFLPAFAGVAFSSNDFRWSSRVKREDGLLRMVPGLGTRAVDRLSDDYPVLISPGQPNLRVNVTPDEICRYSPRFIDVINLESESFESIRIDAFLAESGDAFPELDKVFSIYREDQIGDVRMTGIEFSSEQPVATFNGLVTRTPFIKQIQSLLAALHATLGCPVDIEFASDGISLYLLQCRPQSHTIQCTAASIPTDIPRERIVFNARRFVCDGLVQDVTHIVYVDPDGYAGLADLNRMIEVGYAVSKLNEILPRRRFILMGPGRWGSRGDIKLGVSVDYAGINNTAMLIEIARKKGSYVPELSFGTHFFQDLVESNIRYLPLYPDDAGIIFNEELLHGSPNLLTELAPEYAYLSDVIRVIDLPKSAHGQLLCVAMNATVGEALAYLTPPHTRSM